The genomic DNA GTGGATAAGAGACGGgtttttagatgttttttgAATGATTTGGCTGATTGGACTCCTATAGGAAGATCATTTCCCCAGCAGGGATTAGTGAAGGAAAATGAGCGGGAATGTGATTTAGTGCCCCTTTCTGAAAGTAACACAAGGCGCCGCTCCTTTGCTGAACGTAAGGTTGTGGATGTGGTGTGGGAATGAAGTGTATGAAGGTTTGAAAGTATGCCGAAAGTTCTGTAGGTGAGCAGTACTGACTTATACCTGACACGCACTTCAATCAGTAGCCAGTGGAGAGATTAAAGGTCACCTGTAATGCCCATTTTTActagatgtaatataagtctcaggtgtgcacagaatgtgtctgtgaagtttaccccacagatcatttattattgGATGTCCAAAATGGCCACATTTGGGTGGGACCAAAACGtgctgtacctttaaatgcaaatgagctacagctccttactcccttacaaacagacagtgagcacttTCAGTTCAAATAGATCTAATTAATACAGTGAGAGACAATAGTATTTAGTACAACTCactgagggtggaaactatgaTAATGCAGGACTGGAAGTGCGGGGCTTTATCAAtatgacctcacattgataaaaaatcaaaacggcactgctttggtttaatgggaattaaaaaacaaggagctggtggattttttccattgtagggttgttgtgttcacacactgcccacacacattatgtccaaacaccttgtaaaagtgaatTTTGCATATTAGGTGCCCTTTAAGAGCAACTTTAGATATAAGCCCTTTTGGGCTCCTTGGATGAGCCGAACTGCTGCATTCTGAACCAATTGTAGTGGTTTAATAGACCGTACAGCTTCATAGTGgtattggatagtgccccatttttaaagctccagaaagttcatccatccatcaaaaacATCTTCTAAGATAAGGTGATTTGTTTTTGAAACATTAGGTCTTTTGAAACTTTCACCTGTCCTCAACTCTCTCATGAACATGCATACGATTTCGAAATATAAATGTTTCCTTACAAAAACCCACAAACAATGGGGCACTATTCAATGCCATTATACaagccaggatattatttaataacacTGAACTCTGTGTTTGACTGAAGGAAAAAAGTCATATAAACCAGTGTTTCATAACCAGGGGGGTGGGGCCTCAACAGATTTCCAAATGGGCCATAATATGACTTAAAATGATTCAAAATAAGATAaaagcattaaagggatagttcacccaaaaatttactcacactcatgtTGTAACAAACCTGTATCAATTTCTATGTTCTGTTGatcatgaaggaagatattttgaggaatgtttgtaactaaactGTTCGtgggccccattcacttccattgtattgtttttcctactgtaaaagtaaatggggctcattatcagtttgattacaaacattaatcaaaacatCTTCATTCAAGTTCATCAGAACACAAAAAAttgatacaggtttgtaacaacatgagggcgaataaatgatgactgaatttttatttttgggtgaactatccctttaaattaagaaaccaaaaatctattttagatttttttggatatttttgtaATACACATCTGTCTTAGTCAGGCCAAGCCCTAAAATACTTTAGAAATAAATGGGTAGAAATATCGTGAGATGGGCCTTCAAATATTATTTTGGGCAATAAGGGACCTTGAACTAAAAATGTTGGTTGAGAACCACTAATATACACTAAAGGctcgaggatgagtaaataatggacttatttttggggtgaactgttcctttaataacaTTACAGGatgatttcatttttttttcagtattggAGTCATGGGAATGTCCCACAGAGAGCATCTTAACATCACCGCTGATTGTCCAGTAAATGTCAGCGGTCATCTCATGGGGACGTCTTATCTAAAGAAACTCTCTCATCTGGATGAAGATTTATATCACAgcttttacagtctatggatcACACTGATTGTGGTCAACACGTTAATGTTTGTGGTCGGTGTGGTTCTCAATAGTCTGGCCCTGTATGTCTTCTGTCATTGTAGTCGCTCTCGCACGACTCCCGCCATTTACACAATAAACCTGGCGGTAGCCGACCTGCTGGTGGCGCTGTCTCTCCCGGCCCGCATCGCTCTCTACTACAGCAGCGGTGACTGCGTGGCCTGTTTCTACGTCCACACCTTCAGCTATTTTGTAAATATGTACTGCAGCATCTTATTTCTCACAAGCATCTGTGTCGACCGCTACGTGGCAGTCGTGCGGCCGCCGGGAACCGCGGGTCGCTGGCGAAGCCCTGCCGTAGCTAAAGGCGTAAGCGTGTGCGTGTGGCTGTTTGCCGTGGTGGTTACCTACTCACTTCAAATCTCTGCTCTTGAGTTACACAGCATGTCCTGTCATCGTCTCACTGTGATCTTCACCCTCACCCTGCTGGAGTTCGTATTACCGCTCCTGGTCATCATAGCGTTCACCATACGTGCGGCATGCGCGCTGGCAGACGGCAGGTTGATGGCACAGAGCCGTGGATGCCGCGCCCGGGCCGTCAGGCTGCTCGTAGCCGTGCTGGTTGTGTTCACCGTGTGTTTTACGCCGTATCACATTCGTGAAGCGGTGGTTTATTTCCAGCTAGGTGGCAGCAGAGAGCAGCACGTGGTAGCGTATCATACCACCATCACCCTCAGCAGTTTAAATAGCTGCCTTGATCCCGTGGTCTACTGCTTTGTGCCGGATAGCTTTCGGTCCGCCCTACGCAGGGAACGGAGGATGAGATTGTTGGAGCACCCGGAGCGGAGCTCTGTAGTCAATGCTAGCAGAAGTCTGGGAGATGTAGGAACGCCAGTGACCATTGGGTACAGCGTGGCTATATTGACACACAACACACTTCCATCCATTGAGAGACATCCCTGCCCGAAAACAACACAGACAGATAACAGTGAATATCAAACACTTAACAAAGATATCTCTCCAAACTGAAACTTCAGAGAGAGGGAGTGGAATGCtttcatataaaataataatgatgTCACCGTCTATAAACAGactataaaaaacacatttccaGCGATGGGATGTTTGTCGATCAACTGAGCAATAAAATGCTGTGTGACGTGACAGATCTTTCTGATTCTGCCGAATGAGagatgttcctgtagctcaatggtattgcattagcagtgcaaaagtgtttgggttcaatcccagataacacacataaatgtgtagcttgaatgcactgaaAGGACTTTGCATAAAAGCGTCTGCAATGCATACGTGTGAATGTTTTGGgtcaacatttcaatcaaccaatcagattcgagGGATAAGTTTACAATGAATTTGACTTTTAGGATTACAACCAGAGTAATGTGTTTCTCcctttatcatatttacattacatttatgcatttagcagatgcttttatccaaaatgatttATAGGGCATTACAAAACatacactaaaatatattttatttaaatacattttgtagaaagtgaagcttaattaaatatatttttgtaatcaaaaatatatttgtttaaacgtttatatattaacatatatttcaaaatgcatttcataagcaacaaatacatttctatttATACAACCCATACGACAaatcctggccaaaatatatacgtttgtacaaaatgtatacgtaggtataaaatataaattatatatcaAGTAAATTTTTCCTGTTGAAAATAGTTTACAGTATTTCTTCCAAtgcaatgtaaatataaatgctttaaaatatatttcaaaatataaaaaatggtaaaagaatatatttttaaaaatatatttcagtaaatatattttttggtcagtttgaaatatatttttaaaatacacatattttaatgcatttatatGCACGTTGCATTGGAAAAAGATGTAAACATAACTggtttaaaaagattaaaattaaacatatttttaactgcaaaaatcattttatattttatacaaaatgcTATATTTTGAAACATATATTTGtgccatatgggttgtaaaattagaaatgtatttgttgcccctgaaatacatattgaaatatatttaattaagctttacttaaaggtgcactgtgtagattttagcggcatctagcggtgaggttgtgaattgcaaccaatggctcagtccactgctcacctctcgcttttgaaacacatagagaagctacggtagctgccaccggacaaacatgtcatcgttgcaGACAACTCAGTAAAaatgtttgtccgttaagggcttctgtagaaacatggtggcacaaaatggcgacttccatgtaagtggaccctcggtgtatgtagataaaacgtctcattctaaggcaataaacacataatggttcattatgaaatgtttttattcacccctgataatttagttttgtatattatttagcatttctgtcaagagatccttctaaaagttacacactgcacctttaaatgtatttagcatatatttaaaacatatttttggccaaagaaaTATATATGTTTTGCCATATAGgatggtatacattttttaactgGGTTCAACCTCATTACCTTTTGTGCTATACAGCACGCATCATTTCTCTCTCATGTTTCTATGTTCATATCTGATTTTGTGCATAAGTTAATGTTAAGATTTGATGTAGTAATGTTAATTCAGGTTGATCTATAGCTGACAAAATCAAGCTTATATGAGAAACTCACAACCAATCAGATGTTTGATTGTGTTATTATTATGAGGATCACTGAGATCTTCTAACAGCAGACTGAGCAGAGACGTCACGACTGGTGAAAACCTTTAAAGTGTTGTAGTTTAACTCTCTCTTCTACCCTACACggtgttgtttatttttctctATACATGATTTAATGGAGGTGTAAGGTCATGTGTTTATGTGTGAAGACCACACTGAGCGCTCCCCCAAACCTGTACATGAAACTCAAAAGATACGCTTTTATGACTTGTTTAGAGCACTTTTGTTTTACTGTAATGGGGACGGATTCAGATGACTGTATTCATGTCCAATGAGATCAGACAAAATCTGTGTTCACTtcaatattttgtaaattattcaaCACAATATCTgcaaaccttacaaaatgaTAAATATACACACTAGCAATGCTTGAATTGGAAGGATGCTTCTTAAaacagttttattaaaacaacacattttgtgtctagtaaaaaacaacacatttaatgttAACTAGACACatatctgtgttattattggaacaacacatgttgtgttattttaacacatcttgtgttgtcccttttatttatgtGTTAAATAACTTCACACAAcacaatgtgaaaaaaatatacaaatccttTCTTAAagtgtataattaaaaaaaaaacattttgagttatgAAGACATTTACACTGTAGTATTATTAATGATATGAACTATAAGCTAAGAAAAGCATCTCAGGATTAGTGGagatttttgtttaatgtatAATTCCTTTAATTCACAGCTGTTATAAAATCATGAGCATGTGCGTCCCAACATTTCACTGCTGCTTGTGTACAGTATGATGTAAATGAAATAACTGCTTTACTATCAAGATTAATACTTTACTATTAAGAAGATTTCTGCTCTAGACATTAAAAAGGCAAAGTGACTGAGACTAAATGACCACAAGAGGGCATCATTCGCTTTAgacatattttttaatgtcaaaTATGAGGAAACAAACTTTTTATAATGGAgtagtttttattttccttgtcaTTTAATTAATGATATGTAAGTTTAGTTGCAATatcaaaatatatgtatatcaaatcattcgttttttaaactaatgtaaagtcattttttatttgtgctTTCTTTTTCTGTGAAGACTGTTGTATAAGTAGACCTgtaatgtgttatatttttttagattgGGAGGAAATCTGATGGTTAAGTTTTTTACTTGCCTAGACAGAATTTTcagtgacatcacaaaaataaatactaaataaaacagaccttatatttgCTATATTTGATATTTGCTGTTTTTGACCTGTGTGTGACCTTAATAAATAAGATTATGACACCAAAAAATactattttatatattgttcaAGTCAAGTAAGTGGCGATTAACTCTTTTGACGATGTGGAGACCAATTATATTTACATCCCCACCAATGTAAAAATCAATCTTACACCATTGGTCTCTGTAGACTTTTGTTCATTGTGTTTTTACAATCAAATGTGTAAATTATTTTGTTCACATTAGAAACCTGTTCAACATTACACtattctgccctacaaagcgaaagcgcagtaactacgcatttggtcaaaattgagttaagggttaaaatgggctttgtgagatctgttgtgtcttgtgacaaagtctcctggttaaattttgtcccatttcagagaaatttgtgtgccaaaattgcaataacatgtttgactggctggtgtaaaaaactttaaagccatttttctcagtttcagtgtttgcgtagatactgcacttagcctttggagggcagtatagATACAGTTACaatcagtgttgggaaagttacttttaactcattccctgccagccagtttttgaaaagttgcccgtcagcattttttgtgattttcacaaaagtttcacaaaatgtcttctAGGAAAATTTTATTCtaaacaaatataaacacaaatatatcaaatgaaagaacagaccatcttctttcaaataaacaataaacaaacaaacaaacaaaatgtggaaaaaccgtttcatcctatctatattttttctctgcttataaactcttaattatgggtatttttcttttaaaatacaaattcaGAAAGATTAtcaaaacaattaaataaaaaaagtttaaaattagtaaataacattttggcttctgttttttcataaattgggtctAATTTCATTTATTGGATAATCACGGTATTGCAGATACACATAAAAATTCTTCagaattttatgcaaatgttttctcttaattggcaagataacttgtcaatggcgggaaaagagctaaaagtaatgcattacaatatttaaGTTACTCCCCATTTTGTTACTTTCATTAAAAGTAATACTTGCGTTACTTTCGCATTACCTTCGCGTTACTTTGGCTTTACTTACGATTACTTTtcattacttttgcgttacttttgcgttacttttgcgttaatTTTGCGTTACTTCTGCGTTACTTTTGCgctacttttgcattacttttgcattacttttgcattacttttgctctacttttgcattacttttgtgttacttttgctctacttttgcattacttttgcattacttttgctctacttttgcattacttttgcattacttttgctctacttttgcattacttttgcattacttttgcattacttttgcattacttttgctctacttttgcattacttttgctctacttttgcattacttttgcattacttttgcattacttttgcattacttttgctctacttttgcattacttttgcattacttttgctctacttttgcattacttttgcattacttttgctctacttttgcattacttttgcattacttttgctctacttttgcattacttttgcattacttttgctctacttttgcattacttttgcgttacttttgcgttacttttgcgttaatTTTGCGTTACTTCTGCGTTACTTTTGCgctacttttgcattacttttgcattacttttgcattacttttgctctacttttgcattacttttgcattacttttgctctacttttgcattacttttgcattacttttgcattacttttgctctacttttgcattacttttgcattacttttgctctacttttgcattacttttgtgttacttttgctctacttttgcattacttttgcattacttttgctctacttttgcattacttttgcattacttttgctctacttttgcattacttttgcattacttttgctctacttttgcattacttttgctctacttttgcattacttttgcgttacttttgcgttaatTTTGCGTTACTTCAGCGTTAATTTTGCGTTACTTTAGCGTTAATTTTGCGTTACCTTCTCTTACTTGGCTAAGGTTTGATCTTATTCAGGCTGtacaggtgtttttatgactgagaagttctgcattcagtaATTGCATATTTACATAATGAAGCATTAATGCAGTCGGCTTTGTTTTTCATAAGTCATGAGTTGAGTTTCTCACACGGCtgatgttttttcctcttctcttttaaacagaaacattattgacataataataaatgcatttgAGTCTGAAGTTTCTCTTCTGCTGTGTTTTAAGTCAGGTGAACCCATGAGAGGAGAAAAAAATGCATCAGCAGCTTTCAACTTTAAGAAGTAAAGCAGTTTAACTTTTTAACGTCAGCCACCTCATCATCTCCACACACTATAGAGAGAAAAGTCTGACTAGTCAGCGTTTCTCATCTTCTGTGTGCTGACAAtggaaagaaaaacattttgagaaTGAAACACGTCTAcagttttaagtaaatgtttacaTGAAGATCTCCAGTACGGTGTAGATGATCATTTATGACTTTAAACCAAACATTTAGGTCGTGTGAATGCAGAATATGAGGAAAGATACCAGTTAAACTGTTTCCCGGTTTAATCTCTTTTCTTTAGAGGAATCTGAATCAGTATGTTTTATTTCATCTCTGATCTTTATTATCTGAGGTTTGAGAGTATAAGTTAATAAATGTGCTTCACCCAGAACATGAAGCACAACAGTTCACTTTGATAGGAAAACTTTCTTTAGCATTCATAATGTTGATGCTCGTTCTCATGACTGTTTAATTGTTCTTGTGGCTTTGCTGTGGAGCTttgatatcaaaataaaaggcATTTATTAGTAGAC from Misgurnus anguillicaudatus chromosome 20, ASM2758022v2, whole genome shotgun sequence includes the following:
- the LOC129456115 gene encoding G-protein coupled receptor 20, whose product is MGMSHREHLNITADCPVNVSGHLMGTSYLKKLSHLDEDLYHSFYSLWITLIVVNTLMFVVGVVLNSLALYVFCHCSRSRTTPAIYTINLAVADLLVALSLPARIALYYSSGDCVACFYVHTFSYFVNMYCSILFLTSICVDRYVAVVRPPGTAGRWRSPAVAKGVSVCVWLFAVVVTYSLQISALELHSMSCHRLTVIFTLTLLEFVLPLLVIIAFTIRAACALADGRLMAQSRGCRARAVRLLVAVLVVFTVCFTPYHIREAVVYFQLGGSREQHVVAYHTTITLSSLNSCLDPVVYCFVPDSFRSALRRERRMRLLEHPERSSVVNASRSLGDVGTPVTIGYSVAILTHNTLPSIERHPCPKTTQTDNSEYQTLNKDISPN